Below is a window of Sulfurisphaera ohwakuensis DNA.
CTCTTTATTCTCAAATTTAAATATAACGGGAAAAAATCCCATTTAACTTGAAATTATTTTCTTTACAAGTTCCTTACTTTCATTAAAATCGTAATTTCTAAATAGTTCAATTTTACTTGCCTCAATTGAACCCTCAGCATGAATCATAGTTGTAAGCCAATACCCTACTAAAGAACTACTTCCGGCTATTTCCTTCACAAATTTCAAAATTTCGATCCTTTCTTTACCGTCTATCGCACCTCTCAAATACTTATTTATAACCTCTCCTTCATCACTCTTAAGATCTTCTTCAGAGGGTAATGTCGAAATTATACCTCCAGCTATGTCAATTAAATCCTTAACTACCTCATGAAAATGTGTGTTAGTGTAGAGCTTACCTATATTAGTAAAGATGTAATTGGGTATTGCAATTTCTTCATCAATTTCTGGGTAAACAGACGAGGCTATTGCCGACATCCTCAATATTTCTTTATAAAGTATCATGTCTATTATATCATCTCTCACATGTTTTTCGTTCGATATTCCGTTTGCTTCTGCTGAAAGGATTGCTGAACCTAAATAAAGATTTGCCATAGCAGCTCTATAAGAAATTGCAGTAAACCTATGATAAGTTGCAAATAGTCTTGCCAAAGTCCCGGCATACTCGTATTCCTTAAAAAGGAATACCCTATCCCATGGTACGAAGACGTTATCAAAGATTGTGAGCGTCTCTAACTCATAATCTTTTACACTTAAGACTGATGAGGAGTTTCCCTCAATCTCATCTATTGGTCTTACAATCATTTTTAATCCGGGTGTATTAGCAGGAACGGCAAAGGCTATAGCATAATCCTTATCCTCTTCTCCCATAGCCCTTGTTGGTATAACTATTATCTCATCAGCTACAGCTGCTTGAGTAGTGTGAGCTTTTGCCCCTCTAACTACGATGCCGTCACTTCTTACATCAACTACTCTAACATATAAATCTGGATCTGGCTGTTTTGATGGTCTTTTTGACCTATCGCCCTTAACATCAGTCTGTGCCGTTGCTAAGGTTAGATCATTTTTTACCACATAATCGTAATATTTCATAACCCTACTGTGATAGTCTTTTCCGTACTTTTTATCTAATTTTTTAGTTGTTATCATTAGGGAAAAGAGAGCATCACTACCAATAGCTTGTGAAATATTAAATATACCATTACAGAAAATTGTTGTATTGTATACTAGTTTGTGTCTATCTAATAAGTCTTGGGATGTTTTTGGTACCTTGAAGTATTTGCTTATTTTACCGTATTTGGAATCATCATAAAGCCTTTCTGGGTATTCAAATAGTTTTGATGCATGAAGTGCAGATATTTTTAACACTGGATGTTCAACTATATTTGAAACGTATTTACCTCGATACATTACTCTTCTTCCATCACTAAGCGACTTTAAGTAATCCTCCTTGCTTCTCATATTTGATAATTTCAT
It encodes the following:
- a CDS encoding 4-hydroxyphenylacetate 3-hydroxylase N-terminal domain-containing protein produces the protein MRSKEDYLKSLSDGRRVMYRGKYVSNIVEHPVLKISALHASKLFEYPERLYDDSKYGKISKYFKVPKTSQDLLDRHKLVYNTTIFCNGIFNISQAIGSDALFSLMITTKKLDKKYGKDYHSRVMKYYDYVVKNDLTLATAQTDVKGDRSKRPSKQPDPDLYVRVVDVRSDGIVVRGAKAHTTQAAVADEIIVIPTRAMGEEDKDYAIAFAVPANTPGLKMIVRPIDEIEGNSSSVLSVKDYELETLTIFDNVFVPWDRVFLFKEYEYAGTLARLFATYHRFTAISYRAAMANLYLGSAILSAEANGISNEKHVRDDIIDMILYKEILRMSAIASSVYPEIDEEIAIPNYIFTNIGKLYTNTHFHEVVKDLIDIAGGIISTLPSEEDLKSDEGEVINKYLRGAIDGKERIEILKFVKEIAGSSSLVGYWLTTMIHAEGSIEASKIELFRNYDFNESKELVKKIISS